The genomic region GGACTCCGAGCCCTGACCGTGGTTCATCTCGGAGTGCTCGTCGGTGCTCTCTTCTGAAACACCCCACTCCTGCAACCAGGTGGTCATGGTCTCGATCTCGGGGTCCTGCGCTGCTTCGATACGGCTGGCGATGTCGAGGATCTCGGGACTGGTGGTCCGGTCCTGCGCCAAGGCGGCCATCTCGGTGGCCTGCTCGTGGTGGGGGATCATCTCCTGGGCGAAGGTGACGTCGAACTCGGTCACGTCGTCCGGTAGCGAGGCAGAGCTGTCGTCGCCGGAGCAGGCCGTCAGGGCCAGAGTGGTGGTGGCGGCGATGACGGCCGCGATGAGTCGTGTGCGCATGGGTGTTCTCCTTGAGTGCTGATGCTTTCGGGGTCGTCGAGGACCGGCGTCGAGGCGCCGGTGTCACGACCGATCAGCAGCGGAGGACGGAAGTGCGTTGTCGCGGTGTCAGGCTCTGCCAGGCGGGCCGTTCCCACCCGAGCGTGATCATCGTCGGCACAGGGAGCTGCTCGATGACGCGCCGCAGCCCGCGTGCGCGGACGAGGACGACGCCGATCGCGATCGACACGAGCATGGCGATGCACATCGCCATCAGAGGGCCGCATCCCCGGTCGTCCGCGGGTGCTCCGTGATCGCCACCGGCATCTGCGGTCGTGGCGTGAGCGGCGCTGCCGTGTCCGTGGCCGTCGCCGGTCATCGGATCCCCGACTTGGGCGACCTGGCTGCTGTGGGAGGCGGCGTGGCCCTCGTCCAGGGTCATCAGCGAGTGCATCGCCACCAGACCCAGCACGACCAAGGGCGCGCCCACGGCGAGCGCGACTCGGAGAAGTCGTGCCCGCAGTCGTCGGTAAACCGTGCTGGACATCGTCACGATCGTACGGACCCTGCGTATGGGCACCGGCCAAGGCGGTCAGCCGCGGTCTCTCGGACCGACCCGCCACGGCCGGGACCGACGCGGCGAGGTCCCTACAGGGTGACGTTGTGCTCGCGGAAGTACGGCTCGATGTCGACCGCCTTGCCGCCGCCGGGCTTGGCCTCGACGTGCAGGTGCGGACCGGTCGATCGACCGGTCGACCCCGTGTACCCGACGGTCTCGCCGGCCTCCACGTGCTGGCCCACCTCGACGACGATGCGGCTCTGGTGGCAGAACATGATCACCAGATCCTCGGCGTCGAGCTGGATCTGCGTCATGTTCCCGCAGTTGCCGGAGTACGAGGCGGCGATGACGGTGCCCGCCGCGACCGACACGATGGTCGACCCGGAGGGTCCGGCGAGATCCAGACCGCTGTGCCCCTTGCCGTACAAGGAGTTGACGT from Aeromicrobium sp. Sec7.5 harbors:
- a CDS encoding DUF305 domain-containing protein, whose amino-acid sequence is MRTRLIAAVIAATTTLALTACSGDDSSASLPDDVTEFDVTFAQEMIPHHEQATEMAALAQDRTTSPEILDIASRIEAAQDPEIETMTTWLQEWGVSEESTDEHSEMNHGQGSESAMPGMMSDEDMSDLEDATGTEFDQMFLTMMIEHHEGAIIMAKAEIDSGTNPDAIALAEQIEAAQTTEIAEMEALLAP